From one Pseudopipra pipra isolate bDixPip1 chromosome 2, bDixPip1.hap1, whole genome shotgun sequence genomic stretch:
- the C2H12orf57 gene encoding protein C10 isoform X1 produces the protein MAASAQPAGPAALSAEQAKAVLAEVIKAFGAPENAQRMEEARDNACNDMGKMLQFLLPVATQIQQDVIKAYGFSSDGEGVLKFARLIKSYESQDPEIASMSGKLKAMFLPPMTLPPHGAGTGGVAAS, from the exons aTGGCGGCGTCCGCGCAGCCCGCGGGCCCGGCGGCGCTCAGCGCCGAGCAGGCGAAGG CGGTGCTGGCGGAGGTGATCAAGGCGTTCGGGGCGCCCGAAAACGCGCAGCGCATGGAGGAGGCTCGGGACAACGCCTGCAACGACATGGGCAAGATGCTGCagttcctgctgcctgtggcCACCCAGATCCAGCAGGACGTGATCAAGGCCTACGGCTTCAGCAGCGATGGCGAAG GGGTCCTGAAGTTCGCCCGCCTGATCAAGTCCTACGAGTCGCAGGACCCGGAGATCGCCAGCATGTCGGGCAAGCTCAAGGCCATGTTCCTGCCGCCCATGACGCTGCCGCCGCACGGGGCAGGGACTGGCGGAGTTGCCGCTTCCTGA
- the C2H12orf57 gene encoding protein C10 isoform X2, producing the protein MEEARDNACNDMGKMLQFLLPVATQIQQDVIKAYGFSSDGEGVLKFARLIKSYESQDPEIASMSGKLKAMFLPPMTLPPHGAGTGGVAAS; encoded by the exons ATGGAGGAGGCTCGGGACAACGCCTGCAACGACATGGGCAAGATGCTGCagttcctgctgcctgtggcCACCCAGATCCAGCAGGACGTGATCAAGGCCTACGGCTTCAGCAGCGATGGCGAAG GGGTCCTGAAGTTCGCCCGCCTGATCAAGTCCTACGAGTCGCAGGACCCGGAGATCGCCAGCATGTCGGGCAAGCTCAAGGCCATGTTCCTGCCGCCCATGACGCTGCCGCCGCACGGGGCAGGGACTGGCGGAGTTGCCGCTTCCTGA